One segment of Carassius auratus strain Wakin chromosome 2, ASM336829v1, whole genome shotgun sequence DNA contains the following:
- the LOC113120765 gene encoding tripartite motif-containing protein 29-like encodes MAESSVSLAQDQFSCPICLDLLKDPVAIPCGHSYCMSCITDCWDQDDQKGVYSCPQCRQTFTLRPVLGKNTMLAEVVEKLKMTKLQAARPAQSHSGSGDVECDICTGDKNKAIKSCLVCLESYCQSHFERHEEFHSGKRHKLTDATGQLQEMICPLHDKLLEIFCRTDQQCICYLCMLDKHKNHETVSAAAERTEKQIQLGEMQRKYQERIQERQKELEELKEAVESHKRSAQTAVEDSERIFTELIRSIERSRSEVTQLIRDQEKAEVSRAEGQLEQLEQEIEDLRRRDAELEQLSHTDNHIHFLQSFQSLSVPPASTNSPSITVSFRLSFDDVSKSVSHLKEKLENFCREEIEKIHDKAKYIEIIPTLEYKQGTSFYSISSSSSGFEHGT; translated from the exons ATGGCAGAATCCAGTGTTTCTTTGGCTCAGGATCAGTTCAGCTGTCCGATCTGTCTGGATCTACTGAAGGATCCAGTGGCcattccctgtggacacagttactgtatgagctgtattacagactgctgggatcaaGATGATCAGAAGGGAGTCTACAGCtgccctcagtgcagacagaccttcactCTTAGACCTGTTTTAGGTAAaaacaccatgctggctgaagtAGTGGAGAAACTAAAGATGACAAAACTCCAGGCTGCTCGTCCTGCTCAAAGTCACTCTGGATCTGGAGATGTGGAGTGTGACATCTGTACTGGGGACAAAAACAAAGCCAtcaagtcctgtctggtgtgtctgGAATCTTACTGTCAATCCCATTTTGAACGTCATGAAGAATTTCACTCTGGAAAGCGACACAAATTGACTGATGCCACTGGACaactgcaggagatgatctgtCCTCTACATGATAAACTGCTGGAGATTTTCTGTCGTACTGATCAACAGTGTATATGTTATCTCTGTATGTTGGATAAACACAAAAACCATGAAACTGTATCAGCTGCAGCAGAGAGGACTGAGAAACAG ATACAATTGGGTGAAATGCAGAGAAAATATCAGGAGAGAATCCAGGAGAGACAGAAGGAGCTTGAGGAGCTGAAAGAGGCAGTAGAGTCTCACAAG cgctctgcacagacagcagtggaggacagtgagaggatctttactgagctgatccgctccattgagagaagccgctctgaggTGACAcagctgatcagagatcaggaaaaggctgaagtgagtcgagctgaaggacAACTGGAGCAACTGGAGCAGGAGATTGaagatctgaggaggagagatgctgagctggagcagctttcacacacagacAATCACATCCATTTCCTCCAG agtttccagtctctctcgGTTCCTCCTGCATCTACAAACTCACCCAGCATCACTGTCAGTTTTCGCCTCTCTTTTGATGATGTTAGTAAATCTGTGTCTCATCTGAAAGAAAAACTGGAGAATTTCTGCAGAGAGGAGATAGAAAAGATTCATGATAAAG CAAAATATATTGAGATCATTCCCACCCTTGAATACAAACAAGGAACGAGTTTCTACAGT ATTTCTTCCAGTTCAAGTGGATTTGAACACGGTACATAA
- the LOC113120773 gene encoding brain acid soluble protein 1 homolog, producing the protein MGGKLSKKKKGYNVNDEKAKEKDAKTEGASAEEGEAPKENKEEAPAATETTNDTAAAKEATPTADSNSTAPKEEEKSTAPAKKEEPAANANAPKASDAKSSEAAKAEPAKSPDAPPAKAEDKSAPSAASANEKEAAKDPAPPVATVTESKPDAESKKTEAPPAKESTPAEPITTETSPAPNKEQAVTVQD; encoded by the coding sequence ATGGGAGGGAAGCTGAGCAAAAAGAAGAAGGGATACAATGTGAACGACGAGAAGGCAAAAGAGAAGGACGCAAAGACGGAGGGAGCGTCGGCGGAAGAGGGAGAAGCTCCTAAGGAGAACAAGGAGGAAGCTCCTGCTGCCACTGAGACAACCAATGACACGGCGGCCGCCAAAGAAGCCACACCCACCGCCGATAGCAATTCCACCGCACCCAAGGAGGAGGAGAAAAGCACCGCCCCTGCGAAGAAGGAGGAGCCAGCGGCGAACGCTAATGCTCCTAAAGCTTCTGACGCCAAGAGCAGCGAAGCTGCCAAAGCAGAACCCGCCAAGAGTCCAGATGCCCCTCCTGCCAAAGCAGAAGATAAATCCGCCCCTTCTGCAGCTTCAGCCAATGAAAAAGAGGCTGCAAAAGATCCCGCCCCTCCTGTAGCTACAGTGACGGAGAGCAAGCCCGACGCCGAGTCTAAAAAAACTGAGGCTCCGCCCGCAAAAGAATCGACCCCTGCAGAGCCAATCACCACGGAGACCAGCCCCGCCCCCAATAAGGAGCAAGCAGTCACTGTGCAGGATTAA